In a single window of the Rhineura floridana isolate rRhiFlo1 chromosome 3, rRhiFlo1.hap2, whole genome shotgun sequence genome:
- the SOWAHA gene encoding ankyrin repeat domain-containing protein SOWAHA, with protein sequence MFHFLLRGGERGLHLFYPRGKEREMRAFWVQPLGKEKRGEESCGGAWRLEAALRVWRGARAFSLRCVFAYKSQRPQLWVAFPSSLHPTVFFASWERARQPPALPRGTAVGAAGGCARPAGREGRRLCLPTSAFILSALSHRAEAGMAESELSQAAVLSFLQEHGGKVRNSALVSRFKPLLESPGGEPEDRAPLRERFKRLVNNVAVVKEQDGVKFVVLKKKHLRALAEEEPSPEPAGGCSCDTEEEEEEEEEEGTASLAPTCHASSGGAPFPPEQESGLEGSLAVPVSQLKSLFQKEGMEVPKAPRGQEKLAPKAALQKPCMLPVRCVLPSSGAKEPKVPTPGQQQPEVKDWLQEGSSAITPSTSPYTKRRQFDETGTSSPYPRRVPKSQKVGEEVDCAATAVPLEAAEHEWLVKATAGQWSQQLHGLLLSDKSLASKRDFMTGFTVLHWAAKSGNCDMLGKVIEVAEKGGAHVNVNSKSYGGYTPLHIAAIHGQEEVIAQLVRDYNANVNLRDYSGKKPFQYLKEGSSFAVRHLLRDPNLHTVSGHNASVKKNAKVAASILSSTSTVLGLLSDDTAFYELTKGLKKPASFNKFLNAATAPRRKLKSRGTFSSYSSLSEAVEEDQEEATTKRRPVSELFFGH encoded by the coding sequence TTCTTATTAAGGGGGGGGGAGCGCGGCTTACATCTATTTTATCCACGTGGGAAGGAACGGGAGATGCGCGCTTTCTGGGTGCAACCACTTGGAAAAGAGAAGCGGGGGGAAGAGTCGTGCGGCGGTGCCTGGAGGCTGGAAGCAGCCCTCAGGGTTTGGAGAGGCGCGAGGGCGTTCAGCCTCAGGTGTGTCTTCGCCTACAAATCCCAGCGACCTCAGCTGTGGGTGGCCTTTCCTTCTTCACTCCACCCCACCGTCTTCTTCGCCAGCTGGGAAAGGGCCAGACAGCCTCCTGCCCTCCCTAGAGGCACAGCGGTAGGAGCAGCAGGTGGCTGCGCCCGCCCGGCCGGGAGAGAGGGACGCCGGCTCTGTCTTCCGACTTCCGCGTTCATCCTCTCCGCGCTGTCCCACCGGGCTGAGGCGGGCATGGCTGAGTCCGAGCTGAGCCAGGCTGCCGTGCTGAGCTTCCTGCAGGAGCACGGCGGCAAGGTGCGCAATTCGGCACTGGTGAGCCGCTTCAAGCCGCTCCTGGAATCGCCTGGCGGGGAGCCCGAAGACCGAGCCCCCCTCCGCGAGCGCTTCAAGCGCCTCGTCAACAACGTGGCCGTCGTGAAGGAGCAAGACGGAGTCAAGTTCGTGGTGCTGAAGAAGAAGCACCTACGCGCCCTGGCGGAGGAGGAACCGAGCCCGGAGCCCGCCGGGGGGTGCTCTTGCGatacggaggaggaggaggaggaggaggaggaggaaggcacaGCCTCTTTGGCGCCCACTTGCCATGCCAGCTCAGGGGGTGCTCCTTTCCCACCAGAGCAGGAGAGTGGGCTCGAGGGGAGCCTGGCAGTGCCTGTGTCCCAGTTGAAGAGCCTCTTTCAAAAGGAAGGCATGGAGGTGCCCAAAGCCCCTCGTGGCCAAGAGAAGTTGGCTCCTAAAGCTGCCCTTCAGAAACCTTGTATGTTGCCAGTGCGCTGTGTACTGCCTTCCAGCGGTGCAAAGGAACCCAAAGTCCCGACACctgggcagcagcagcctgaaGTCAAAGACTGGCTCCAGGAGGGGTCCTCTGCCATCACTCCCTCCACGTCCCCCTATACAAAGAGGCGTCAGTTTGATGAGACGGGGACCAGCTCCCCTTACCCGAGGAGGGTGCCAAAGTCACAAAAGGTGGGCGAGGAAGTGGACTGTGCCGCTACTGCTGTTCCACTGGAAGCTGCTGAGCACGAGTGGCTGGTGAAAGCCACAGCTGGCCAGTGgtcccagcagcttcatggtcTGTTGCTGAGTGACAAGAGCCTGGCAAGCAAACGAGACTTCATGACTGGCTTTACTGTTCTGCACTGGGCAGCTAAAAGTGGAAACTGTGATATGTTGGGTAAAGTCATTGAGGTGGCTGAGAAAGGTGGCGCTCATGTCAATGTGAACTCCAAGTCCTATGGAGGTTATACCCCACTCCATATCGCTGCTATACATGGGCAAGAAGAAGTCATTGCCCAGTTGGTCAGGGATTACAATGCCAATGTTAACCTGAGAGACTACAGTGGGAAGAAGCCATTTCAGTATTTAAAAGAAGGCTCCTCTTTTGCAGTCAGGCATCTCTTGCGGGACCCTAATCTTCACACTGTCTCTGGACACAATGCCTCTGTTAAGAAGAATGCCAAAGTGGCTGCTTCTATTCTGAGTTCTACCAGCACTGTCCTGGGGCTTCTGTCTGATGACACTGCTTTCTATGAGCTAACCAAAGGCTTAAAGAAGCCTGCTTCGTTTAACAAGTTCCTTAATGCAGCCACAGCCCCAAGGAGGAAGCTGAAGTCCAGAGGGACTTTCTCCTCCTATTCTTCCTTGTCTGAGGCTGTGGAGGAAGATCAGGAGGAAGCCACAACAAAACGTAGACCAGTTTCAGAGTTGTTTTTTGGTCACTAG